The nucleotide sequence CTGCAGACCTGTATCTAACGAAATTCCTTTTGATAACTTCGCTGCTGCATTTAGTACAAAAGTTGTTTTTCCATCTCCGGGATCTCCCTGAATGATGGTAAGCTTTCCATATGGTATAAACGGATACCATAGCCAGGAAACTTCTTCAGCTTCTACATCTGACATCTGGATAAGCTTTAATTCTGGTTTGCTTGTTTCCATTTAGATTCCTCCAATCTTACTTTTTTGTTGAACTTGGCCGGAACCCTTGCTATACTTTATTTAATCGAATTTACAAAAGCTCCGGCTTTTCATTTACTCTCTTGTTACCAGCAAGAGAGTTTTTTCATTTTAGACTGCTTCTGGACTAAAGTATCCAATCTCTTCCCACACCTTTCTGTCTGGACAATAGTAGTTGTATTCACTGGAATTCTCTTTCTTCATGGCATATCCAAATTTGAATATTCCCTGTTGGATTCCAATTCTTACAAACTGCGCGTCTTTGTGCATTGCCTCAGCGACCTCGGTTATAGGAACATTTCTACCGGTAAATCTTGGTAGCTCTACATATAACTTTTTGTCTTCCATACTTTTTCACCTCCTCCCTTTTAAAATACGAATTATCAATTCGTATTTTGATAATACGTCTTCATAATTCATTTGTCAATACGAAATATGTATTTCTAATTCGTAATACGTTCTTGCAATTCGTATTACTTCATGTTACAATTCACACAAGGAGGTCAGTACAATGAATAATGGATCTGATATAGGAAATAGAATTAAGCAGGCCAGAAAAGATCAGCACCTCAGTCAGACTGAACTGGCTAACAGGCTAGGTAAAACCATGCGTACAGTACAGAAATATGAAAGCGGTGAAATAGAGCCTTCAATAGGTGTACTGAATGAGATATCAAATATTCTTAATATCTCTCCTGCTGAACTTATTGGATATCAGAAGAAGAACATTACTTTAGATACTCTCTCAGATGTCCTCTATGTTCTAAACGAATTAAATAAAAAAGCAGGTCTTCACTTCAATATAGACGTAAATCGCCCGCCAAAAACTGAAGAGTGGAGCTGTAGCCTTAAATTCATGGGAAACGATGAAATAGCAGAAAACAACGCAGATCTCTGCCTTTTCCTGGAAAGATACGCAGATGAACGAGAAAGCCTTGAACAAGGCCTATCAAATGAAGATAGATTTAATCACTGGTTTGAAACAGAACTTGCATACTACGCAAATGTAGCATTGCCCGATAAGAAAGGTGATTAAGGGGCTATCCCCTTTTTCATAAATTACCTGAGCATCAAAGGAGGTCGATAATACTTGAAATTACCAAACGGATATGGAAGTGTTATGAAAATGTCCGGGAAACGCAGAAAGCCCTATATGGTAAGAGTAACCACCGGATGGACCATTGATCCGGAAAAAGGTACCAAAAAGCAGACGTACAATGTCATAGGATATGCTGAAACCAAGCAGGAAGGCTTGCAAATGCTATCAGACTATCATCAGAATCCATTTGATACAAAAGCAGCCAAAATGACATTCACAGACGTATATAATGCCTGGTCTGAAGCAAAATATCCTACAATCTCTAAATCCAATGTACATGGGTATACAGCCTCATATAACGTATGTGGCACCCTTTACAACAAAACCTTTAGGGATATAAAACTGGCAGAGCTTCAGAATGTCATTGATACCTGCGGAAAGAATTATCCTACACTCCGTAAGATCAAAGTCCTTTTCAATCAGCTTTACGATTATGCTCTTAAGAACGATATCTGTAACAAGGACTATTCCGAATTTGTAGATATCCTCAAGTATAAGGACAAAAATCCAAATAAGGTTGAGAGAGATATCTTTTCAAAAGCTGAGATTGACAGGCTATGGGAACTCAAGGATGATCTGTTCTACCAGACAGTACTGATGCTGATTTACAACGGCTGTAGAATATCTGAACTACTGGATTTGGAAAAGAAAAATGTTCATCTTGAAGAACAGTATTTCGATGTGATACTAAGTAAGACTGAAAATGGTATCAGAAAGGTTCCTATAGCAGATAAGGTTCTACCATTCTACAAAGCCTGGTATGAATCCTCTGACTGTGAATACCTTCTTCACACAGATGACAACAAAAAATTCACCTACAGGAACTATAAAGACAGCTACTGGACACCACTAATAGAAAACCTTGGTATGGAGCACAATCCTCATGATACTAGGCACACCTGCATATCAATGCTGGCGGAAGCTCATGTAGATCCTACAATGATCAAGAAAATCGTAGGACACTCCGGAGCAATGTCTCTGACAGAGAAAGTGTACACACACCTTGATATCCAGTCTCTGGTAGAAGCAATAAATAAAATCTAAGACTTGATAATTTTGCTGTCTACCTGCTGTTTACTCGCTGTTTACGGTACAAAATTTTCTGCGTTTCACCACAACTGAATACAATTATAGATAAAAGAAAAACCCCAGAAACACTGAGTTTCTGAGGTTTGTAAATTCTTTTTGAATCTCGAAAGATTATCTCTTTGAGAACTGAGGAGCACGACGAGCTGCCTTTAAGCCGTACTTCTTTCTTTCCTTCATACGAGGATCACGTGTGAGGTAACCTTCCTTCTTGAGGATAGGTCTGTACTCAGCATCTACCTCAAGGAGTGCACGTGAGATACCGTGACGGATTGCACCGGCCTGGCCTGTGTAACCACCACCATATACGTTAACGAGAACATCGAACTTATCCTCAGTCTGAGTTGCTACGAGGGGCTGACGAACGATAACCTTAAGGGTCTCAAGTCCGAAATAATCATCGATGCTTCTCTTGTTGATCTTTATTTCACCTTTTCCGGGTACAAGGTAAACTCTTGCAACAGAGCTCTTTCTTCTTCCGGTTCCATAATATCTGTTTGCTACTTTAGCCAATGTTTTGTCCTCCTCTTAGAATTAAAACTTAAGCTCAACCGGCTGCTGTGCTGCGTGATTGTGCTCTGCGCCTGCGAATACGTGAAGCTTTGTAAACATCTGGCGTCCAAGAGGTCCCTTCGGGAGCATGCCCTTGACTGCAAGCTGGAATACTTCTTCAGGCTTTTTGTTCAGCTTCTGACGGAGTGTCTCGGTCTTAAGGCCTCCAACGTAATCAGAATGTCTCTTGTATATCTTCTGATCCATCTTCTTACCTGTAACCTTGATCTTTGATGCGTTTATAACAATTACATAATCACCTGTGTCTAAGAAAGGTGTGTATGTAGGCTTATTCTTTCCTCTAAGTACCATTGCCACACGGGAAGCAACACGTCCAAGTGTCTGTCCCTCGGCATCAACAACATACCATTTTCTCTCGATGGTAGCCGGGCTTGCCATATATGTATCCATTATCTTCCTCCAAATTAACAAAAGAAATAAACAATTTTGTTTCTGGCCGCAAGACCGGGGCTGTGGTTTGCAGCGCTTAATATTTTACATTATTACCCCTGCCATGTCAATAGATTTAAAGATTTAAATTGTTCTTTCCAAAGTCCAGCAAACGCCCTGTTTTTCGTATTTTGAATACTGTATTAAGCATCTTAAATATTCATAAACTCCTTGTATTTCGGGCTAAAAAGGGAGATAATTGTATACACACCCTTTTTTTGAATTTGATAAGGAGGCCCGTTTTGATTGATGAAAAACAGCGTCAGAAAGAAAAAATCCTCTATTGTACAGTAACAAAAGGCAATTATGACCTTTATACTGACGGTGCCGCTGATTTTAAGATCGTTGATCCCGTCAGACGATGCTATGTGAGCTATCATTACGACGGCTCTAATTGGATTGCAAGATCCACCTTTGGCAAATGATCAGTTTCTGCAATTGAAGACCTTACACAAGAACTTTATATTTATCTTCAATTATGAAATTTTATTTAAGGGCTGCAGAGCTCTTGAAAGTATACCGTTCACCGATGCTATCAGGGTTCCGTAATTTGTAAACGGAACCTCTTCTGATACTGCGCGTTTCATTCTGCTCTGCATTTCCTTTTCATTAAGCATGCAGCCGCCGCAGTGAACTATGAGTGCGTACTGCTTCAGATCCTTCGGAAAAGTTCCTCCGGATGAAGTTTCGAAAATAAAATCCTTTCCGGTAAATTCCCGTATCCATCCGGGAAGCTTTACAGTGCCTATATCTTTGCACTGTCTTTTGTGGGTACAGCCCTCTGATATAAGTATCTTTTCTCTGCCTTTTAAGCTCTTGAGACTTTCTATCCCCTTTATCTGAGTATCAAGTGTTCCCTTGTATCTTGCCATCAAAATAGAGAATGATGTCAGTGCAACGCTCTCGGGAACTATTTTCATGACCATTCCGAACGCCTGTGAATCTGTGATCACAAGCTTCGGAGCTTCCGGCATACTTTTTAGTGTTTCCTCAAGCTCTGTTTCTTTGACGGCGATCGATACCGCACCTGCCTCTAAAAGATCCCTTATGACCATCTGCTGCGGAAGTATAAGTCGTCCCTTTGGTGCAGATTCATCTATCGGTATGACAAGTATTACCTTATCGCCTTTTTTTACGAGATCGGATACCAGTGGACGGCTGTTTCCGGCCTCTTTTTTCATTTGAGAGAGTCTGTTCTTGAACTCATCTATTCCCTCAAGCGTTTTAGAGCTTACGCATAAAGCATTCTCTGCCTTAAGTTCTGCCTCTGTAAGGTCATTCTTGTTATAAACCTTCATATAAGGAATCTTTTTTTCCTTAAAGATTTCCTCAAGCTCTGCCTCACAATTGCCGCTGCCGCGGCTGCTGTCTATTACAAGTACTGCAATGTCGGTCTTTTCCAATACTTCATTGGTTTTCTCGACTCTGAGTTTTCCAAGCTCTCCCTCATCATCAAAACCCGGTGTATCTATAATAACCACAGGTCCCAACGGAAGTATCTCCATTGTCTTTTTTACAGGATCGGTGGTTGTCCCTGCCGTATCCGATACGACAGACATATCCTGTCCCGTAAGTGCATTTACCAGGCTTGATTTACCTGCATTTCTCCTGCCGAAGAAGGCTATATGAAGCCTCTCCGATGCCGGTGTATCATTTAAACCCATTAATTTTCTCCTATTCAGTCTCTGATCATCTCGGGCAAAATTCAAAATTACTGCAAAGGCCAATAGCCTTTCTTGGAATTATATCGGCAGTATCTTTTTCATTTAAGTATGCATCTTTCATCAGCTCTGTGAGCGCGATAATGCCCTTGTAGCCATATAGTCCGCCATTCTCCACGATATTCACGAAATGAGCTGTATTCGTGAACCAGGCAGCCTTCTGTCCTATTGCAAGGATATCGGTCTCTTTGCGTTCTGCAACTCTCTGCTCCGGCGCGATCACAGGTCTTATTTCTACCCTTTCGTCTGCCTCTATTTTTTCAGCGATCTCTTTTTCCTCAGACATTACGGAATCCGCATAAATATATTTTAAGTTAAAGCCATTATCTAAAAGCATCTCCGCAAGTGAAAAAATCTGCGGACAGGCGCTGTAGTCTATCGCAATGACCTTATCTCCTATAAGATCCCGAAGATTCTCAAGCGCATTTTTTGCCTCTTCCTTAAGCTTTCTCGGATCATATGATATTCCCATAAGTTTTGAAAGCTCTGTCATTGAAGCATCTATATCGTCCGGATCAAAACTCATGGGCATATAAATATGATCACGTCTGAGTCTTTTTGCATTTCTTCTGACGGCATCTTTACCCGCCGGTAAAGATGATATAAAAAGCTCTGTTTCTCCAAGATTTAGAAATTCGTCATAATCCCTGCAATCCGAAAGCTGTTTTAACTCCCAGCCGTTTTCAGTTAAAAGAGCCGCAATATCGCTGTTTTCCGATGTCATTTTCATGTCAATACCAAGTACTGCGGCAGTCTTTTTTCTGACCGGAAGCTCTCTGATATTTGCAAACATGGCATACCTAAGCTTCATTTCCGGCGAAGGACCGTTTTTCTGCATTATCGGATCCATATAGCAACGACAGAAATCTATGTCGGGAAAGCGCCTTTCAAGCTCTTTGTAGACTCTTCCCAGATCCGTTCCGAGAAAGGCATGCGTACAGACTGTAAAAAGCATTACCGTTCTTGGTCTTTTCTCAAGACCCTCGATTACTTCAGCGGTTCCCTCGATGGTTACGGTTTCGAGATTGTCCTTAAAAAGATCCTCTTCATCAAATGTTACGCAGCTGAAGCGGTCTTCCGCTCCCATTTCGAGAGCCGTCATGACTACACCTCTCATGCAGTTTATAGCGCAGACATAAATCTGATGGCTCTCGGGAACCTGCATTCCTATATGGACTATATTCCATGTGCCGTGTGCCGGCGGATTGTATTCTAACATATTCTTGGCAGGAGCTCATGTCCCGGCTCCGGCAGTACTGTCTCGGTTCCGATCTCGGTGCTTACTCTTACGATTCCGCTGTGCTCAGCTGTTATCGTTCCGATTCTTTTAGCACCATGAGTCTCCGGAAATGCAGAAATTGCCTTAATAACTGCATCTGCCTTTTCCTCCGGTACTATCATTACCATCGTACCTTCGCAGGCAAGATATAAAGGCTCGAGGCCAAGCATCGAGCAAACGCCCTTTACCGGCTCTGCCACGGGGATCTCCGCTGCCTCTAATCTTACTCCTACGGAGCTTTCTCTGGTAATTTCATAGAGGACTGTTCCTACTCCGCCTCTCGTTGCGTCCCTTATCACATGGACATCTCCGACTGCATTGATAGCAGCCTCAACGCTCTTCCAAAGAGGTGCGCAGTCGCTCTCTATGTCAGCCTCTATTCCATAGTCATCGCGACTCAGCAATATGGTTGCACCGTGGCGTCCTATATCGCCTGTAACGATCACAGCATCTCCGGGCTCTGCTTTTGCTCCCGAAGGCGGATTTTCGGTTATTATCTCACCAACACCGGTAGTCGTTATAAATACCTTGTCAGCCTTTCCCTTCGGCACAACTTTTGTATCGCCGGCTACGATCTTCACACCGACTCTTTCAGCTGTTTCAGCCATTGATCTGACGATTTTTCTCAATTCGTCCTTTTCAAGACCTTCTTCGATTATGAATGAATTTGTAAGGTAAAGCGGTCTTGCTCCCATGCAGGAAAGATCGTTGACCGTTCCGCAAATAGAAAGTTCTCCGATATTTCCTCCCGGGAAAAATATAGGTGAAACAACGAAGCCATCAGTCGAAACAGCTATTCTTCCCTCAGGTCTCGGAAGCACTGCCGCATCATCTGCCGTAAAATAGTTATTTTCGAAATTTTCCTTAAATACACTGTCTATCAGAGCTGCCGTCTGCTTTCCTCCGGCACCTTCCGCAAGTGTAACTTTTTCTGACATTTATCCTGTCCTTTCTATCTCTTATTTATTGCCGTAAAGATAATATGCGCTGCAGGTTCCCTCGTTTGATACCATGCATGCGCCTACCGGATGCTCAGGGCTGCATACTTTTCCGAAAAGCGGGCAGTCCTTGGGCTTGCAGACTCCTTTAAGGATCTCTCCGCAGCGGCATCCCGGATTTGTCTTTCCACTTCTTTTTTCTATGCCGAATTTCTTCTCTGCGTCGAATTTCTCAAATTCTGCTTTAAGCATCATGCCGGAATCCGCTATTATACCTATCCCTCTCCATTCGGCATCGCATTTCTCCATATAGCTGTTCACAAGTGCTCTGGCTTCAGGGCTTCCATCGGCCTTTACTACTCTCGGATATGCATTTACAAGGAAAGGTTTTCCCTCTTCAGATTTTTTGAGAACGATCGCAATAGCACTGATAAGCTCATCGGAAGTGAAACCTGCAATCACTCCGCTAGCGCCTTTTTCCAGCATCTTTTCACAGTCAGCTATGCCGCTGATCGCATGAACATGTCCCGGATAAAGAAAAGCATCTGCATAATCTGCCATTGCCTCATAAGCACCGGGCATGGTCTTGTTTGCCGTAAGCAGCGTAAAATTCTCTGCACCATCTGCGATCGCATTTTTAACCGCTATTGCAGATGAAGGTGTTGTGGTCTCAAAGCCTATGGACAGAAAGGCAACTTCTTCATCCGGATGCTCGGCCGCATATTTTTCAGCATCCTGTGGAGAGTAGACAATTTTTACCTTTGCACCCTCTGCCTTTGCCTGACTGAGGCTCA is from Lachnospiraceae bacterium C1.1 and encodes:
- a CDS encoding helix-turn-helix transcriptional regulator, whose product is MNNGSDIGNRIKQARKDQHLSQTELANRLGKTMRTVQKYESGEIEPSIGVLNEISNILNISPAELIGYQKKNITLDTLSDVLYVLNELNKKAGLHFNIDVNRPPKTEEWSCSLKFMGNDEIAENNADLCLFLERYADERESLEQGLSNEDRFNHWFETELAYYANVALPDKKGD
- a CDS encoding site-specific integrase, giving the protein MKLPNGYGSVMKMSGKRRKPYMVRVTTGWTIDPEKGTKKQTYNVIGYAETKQEGLQMLSDYHQNPFDTKAAKMTFTDVYNAWSEAKYPTISKSNVHGYTASYNVCGTLYNKTFRDIKLAELQNVIDTCGKNYPTLRKIKVLFNQLYDYALKNDICNKDYSEFVDILKYKDKNPNKVERDIFSKAEIDRLWELKDDLFYQTVLMLIYNGCRISELLDLEKKNVHLEEQYFDVILSKTENGIRKVPIADKVLPFYKAWYESSDCEYLLHTDDNKKFTYRNYKDSYWTPLIENLGMEHNPHDTRHTCISMLAEAHVDPTMIKKIVGHSGAMSLTEKVYTHLDIQSLVEAINKI
- the rpsI gene encoding 30S ribosomal protein S9, which codes for MAKVANRYYGTGRRKSSVARVYLVPGKGEIKINKRSIDDYFGLETLKVIVRQPLVATQTEDKFDVLVNVYGGGYTGQAGAIRHGISRALLEVDAEYRPILKKEGYLTRDPRMKERKKYGLKAARRAPQFSKR
- the rplM gene encoding 50S ribosomal protein L13, giving the protein MDTYMASPATIERKWYVVDAEGQTLGRVASRVAMVLRGKNKPTYTPFLDTGDYVIVINASKIKVTGKKMDQKIYKRHSDYVGGLKTETLRQKLNKKPEEVFQLAVKGMLPKGPLGRQMFTKLHVFAGAEHNHAAQQPVELKF
- the hydF gene encoding [FeFe] hydrogenase H-cluster maturation GTPase HydF, with the translated sequence MGLNDTPASERLHIAFFGRRNAGKSSLVNALTGQDMSVVSDTAGTTTDPVKKTMEILPLGPVVIIDTPGFDDEGELGKLRVEKTNEVLEKTDIAVLVIDSSRGSGNCEAELEEIFKEKKIPYMKVYNKNDLTEAELKAENALCVSSKTLEGIDEFKNRLSQMKKEAGNSRPLVSDLVKKGDKVILVIPIDESAPKGRLILPQQMVIRDLLEAGAVSIAVKETELEETLKSMPEAPKLVITDSQAFGMVMKIVPESVALTSFSILMARYKGTLDTQIKGIESLKSLKGREKILISEGCTHKRQCKDIGTVKLPGWIREFTGKDFIFETSSGGTFPKDLKQYALIVHCGGCMLNEKEMQSRMKRAVSEEVPFTNYGTLIASVNGILSRALQPLNKIS
- a CDS encoding nitrogenase component 1; the protein is MLEYNPPAHGTWNIVHIGMQVPESHQIYVCAINCMRGVVMTALEMGAEDRFSCVTFDEEDLFKDNLETVTIEGTAEVIEGLEKRPRTVMLFTVCTHAFLGTDLGRVYKELERRFPDIDFCRCYMDPIMQKNGPSPEMKLRYAMFANIRELPVRKKTAAVLGIDMKMTSENSDIAALLTENGWELKQLSDCRDYDEFLNLGETELFISSLPAGKDAVRRNAKRLRRDHIYMPMSFDPDDIDASMTELSKLMGISYDPRKLKEEAKNALENLRDLIGDKVIAIDYSACPQIFSLAEMLLDNGFNLKYIYADSVMSEEKEIAEKIEADERVEIRPVIAPEQRVAERKETDILAIGQKAAWFTNTAHFVNIVENGGLYGYKGIIALTELMKDAYLNEKDTADIIPRKAIGLCSNFEFCPR
- the hypE gene encoding hydrogenase expression/formation protein HypE; amino-acid sequence: MSEKVTLAEGAGGKQTAALIDSVFKENFENNYFTADDAAVLPRPEGRIAVSTDGFVVSPIFFPGGNIGELSICGTVNDLSCMGARPLYLTNSFIIEEGLEKDELRKIVRSMAETAERVGVKIVAGDTKVVPKGKADKVFITTTGVGEIITENPPSGAKAEPGDAVIVTGDIGRHGATILLSRDDYGIEADIESDCAPLWKSVEAAINAVGDVHVIRDATRGGVGTVLYEITRESSVGVRLEAAEIPVAEPVKGVCSMLGLEPLYLACEGTMVMIVPEEKADAVIKAISAFPETHGAKRIGTITAEHSGIVRVSTEIGTETVLPEPGHELLPRIC
- the hypD gene encoding hydrogenase formation protein HypD, which encodes MKTSIKAAVDYIKNYSGRKIRIMEVCGTHTHEIFRLGLRELLNENVEIVSGPGCPVCVTPPGFIDEAVELALDHNVTICTFGDLVRVPGTEMSLSQAKAEGAKVKIVYSPQDAEKYAAEHPDEEVAFLSIGFETTTPSSAIAVKNAIADGAENFTLLTANKTMPGAYEAMADYADAFLYPGHVHAISGIADCEKMLEKGASGVIAGFTSDELISAIAIVLKKSEEGKPFLVNAYPRVVKADGSPEARALVNSYMEKCDAEWRGIGIIADSGMMLKAEFEKFDAEKKFGIEKRSGKTNPGCRCGEILKGVCKPKDCPLFGKVCSPEHPVGACMVSNEGTCSAYYLYGNK